The following coding sequences lie in one Lolium perenne isolate Kyuss_39 chromosome 2, Kyuss_2.0, whole genome shotgun sequence genomic window:
- the LOC127322796 gene encoding uncharacterized protein, which translates to MSHSVMFSGNGEVDACVGDASGIGEEQVCVGETSVKGDDDACKGEASVVLSGKSRNAVKRRGTAEYPCVKRLRERRLLSFLHDQGFHGAFQALVDKTPVIFRVPHIRLLVEQGRWADALRYLNAYLPPLVENHTRSRRAQIFYNFLWMHYRFANAVAGNRENQEYLERRYGKNSRSSTLAELRFRRIAYTILASEPHQLVATYDWNQVRQHASFLVDYLANTTPELRRSMPLTSRYMMPQHVLPIGSGRLHWRGHRLVKKQGPKKPDTEAILVALKRKMHG; encoded by the exons ATGAGTCACTCCGTCATGTTCTCCGGCAATGGCGAGGTGGACGCCTGCGTAGGTGATGCCTCCGGCATTGGCGAGGAGCAAGTCTGCGTGGGCGAGACCTCCGTTAAGGGCGATGACGACGCCTGCAAGGGCGAGGCCTCCGTCGTGCTCTCCGGCAAGAGCAGGAACGCCGTCAAGCGCAGAGGTACGGCGGAGTATCCCTGCGTGAAGCGGCTCCGCGAGCGGCGCCTCCTCTCCTTCCTGCACGACCAAGGCTTCCACGGCGCCTTCCAAGC GCTGGTCGACAAGACTCCGGTGATCTTCAGAGTGCCGCACATACGGCTGCTGGTCGAGCAAGGCCGGTGGGCGGACGCCCTCAGGTACCTCAACGCCTACCTGCCGCCGCTCGTCGAGAATCACACGAGGAGCCGCCGCGCCCAGATCTTCTATAACTTCCTATGGATGCACTACCGCTTCGCCAACGCCGTCGCCGGCAACAGGGAAAACCAGGAGTACCTGGAAAGGCGTTACGGAAAGAACTCGAGGAGCTCCACCCTCGCCGAGCTCAGGTTCCGTCGTATCGCCTACACCATACTTGCCTCAGAGCCCCACCAGCTCGTGGCCACCTACGACTGGAACCAAGTGAGGCAGCACGCCTCGtttctagtcgactatctggccaACACAACGCCAGAGCTCAGACGCTCAATGCCATTGACGTCCCGCTACATGATGCCGCAGCATGTACTTCCAATTGGATCCGGCCG TTTGCACTGGAGGGGGCATCGCCTAGTGAAGAAACAAGGTCCCAAGAAGCCAGACACAGAAGCTATCCTAGTGGCCTTGAAGAGGAAAATGCATGGTTGA